A single genomic interval of Mycolicibacterium holsaticum DSM 44478 = JCM 12374 harbors:
- a CDS encoding cytochrome P450 — MTTTLDVSSLPLVPKNPLPFWQLVKLVRRLDTGQEAIRDAGGRITRIQFGPRWLFPPIVAVMSPDSMRDVLGRSDASSDRCIIHEEVQNMAGDSLFVLPNEQWRPRKRALQPVFTKHNVRNFGGHMSGAAQQFVDRWPDGGEVDLDLECRKVAMQSLGRSVLGLDLNERAETIARCMHVASSYTADRALRPVRAPRWLPTPARRRARAAVAEMRKITDDMVHACRADPDRDAPLVQALIAATDPETGKPLSDQDISNDLLIFMLAGHDTTATALTYSLWILGHHLDVQARVAEEVAAIGDRELTPQDVPRLEYTVQVLHESLRLCPPAAGVARLATREIAVDGYRVQKGSLLAVGLYALHHDPTLWPDPMVFDPERFSPQNVKTRPRWQFLPFLGGGRPCIGEHFARLETTLALATIVRALEIRSTDDAFHCEVPFTTVAKGPIRARLRRRERGA; from the coding sequence ATGACGACGACGCTCGACGTCAGCAGCCTGCCGCTGGTTCCGAAGAACCCCCTGCCGTTCTGGCAGCTGGTGAAGTTGGTGCGCAGGCTCGACACCGGCCAGGAAGCGATCCGCGACGCCGGCGGGCGCATCACCCGGATCCAGTTCGGGCCGAGATGGTTGTTTCCGCCGATCGTCGCGGTGATGTCGCCGGACTCGATGCGCGACGTGCTGGGCCGCAGCGACGCCTCGTCGGATCGGTGCATCATCCACGAGGAAGTGCAGAACATGGCGGGCGACAGCCTGTTCGTGCTGCCCAACGAGCAGTGGCGGCCCCGTAAGCGGGCGCTGCAACCGGTGTTCACCAAGCACAATGTCCGCAACTTCGGCGGCCACATGTCGGGGGCGGCGCAGCAGTTCGTCGACCGCTGGCCCGACGGCGGCGAGGTCGACCTCGACCTGGAATGCCGCAAGGTCGCCATGCAGTCGTTGGGCCGGTCGGTGCTCGGGCTCGACCTCAACGAACGCGCCGAGACCATCGCGCGGTGCATGCACGTGGCGTCGTCCTACACCGCCGACCGCGCGTTGCGCCCGGTACGCGCGCCGCGCTGGCTGCCGACACCGGCACGCCGACGCGCCCGCGCCGCGGTGGCCGAGATGCGCAAGATCACCGACGACATGGTGCACGCGTGCCGCGCCGATCCCGACCGCGATGCGCCGCTGGTGCAGGCGTTGATCGCGGCCACCGACCCCGAGACCGGCAAGCCGCTGTCCGACCAGGACATCTCCAACGACCTGCTGATCTTCATGCTCGCCGGGCACGACACCACCGCGACCGCGCTCACGTACTCGCTGTGGATCCTGGGTCACCACCTCGACGTGCAGGCCCGGGTGGCCGAGGAGGTCGCCGCGATCGGCGACCGGGAGCTGACCCCTCAGGACGTGCCCCGGCTGGAGTACACCGTGCAGGTGCTGCACGAGTCGTTGCGGCTGTGCCCGCCCGCCGCGGGCGTCGCCCGCCTGGCAACGCGGGAGATCGCCGTCGACGGCTACCGGGTGCAGAAGGGCAGCCTGCTGGCCGTGGGCCTGTACGCGCTGCACCACGACCCGACGCTGTGGCCCGACCCGATGGTGTTCGACCCCGAGCGCTTCAGCCCGCAGAACGTCAAGACCCGCCCGCGCTGGCAGTTTCTGCCGTTCCTCGGCGGCGGGCGGCCATGCATCGGCGAACACTTCGCGCGGTTGGAGACCACGCTGGCGCTGGCCACGATCGTCCGGGCGCTCGAGATCCGCTCGACCGACGACGCGTTTCACTGCGAGGTGCCGTTCACCACGGTGGCCAAGGGGCCGATCCGCGCCCGGCTGCGCCGCCGTGAGCGAGGGGCTTGA
- a CDS encoding pyridoxamine 5'-phosphate oxidase family protein, translating to MTSLEQIAPAFVEMAHSIVWASVATVDANGRPRTRILHPIWEWDGTDLFGWIATVPSPVKRAHLAAHPEVSVSYWSPSHDTCSAECLVEWYLDDETRAAVWDKFATGPAPVGYDPRIIPMWSEGPGSEQFAALRLSPYRIRVMAGTVMTTGQGAPLIWAA from the coding sequence GTGACATCCCTTGAGCAGATCGCGCCTGCCTTCGTCGAGATGGCGCACTCCATCGTGTGGGCGTCGGTGGCCACCGTCGACGCCAACGGCCGTCCGCGCACCCGCATCCTGCATCCGATTTGGGAGTGGGACGGCACCGACCTGTTCGGCTGGATCGCGACCGTGCCCAGCCCGGTGAAGAGGGCGCACCTGGCCGCCCATCCCGAGGTCTCGGTGAGCTACTGGTCGCCCAGCCACGACACGTGTAGCGCCGAATGCCTCGTCGAGTGGTATCTGGACGACGAGACCCGCGCCGCGGTGTGGGACAAGTTCGCCACCGGCCCCGCGCCCGTCGGCTACGACCCGCGCATCATCCCGATGTGGAGCGAGGGGCCGGGCTCCGAACAGTTCGCCGCGCTGCGGCTGAGCCCCTACCGGATCCGGGTGATGGCCGGCACCGTGATGACAACAGGCCAGGGCGCCCCGCTGATCTGGGCGGCCTGA
- a CDS encoding TetR/AcrR family transcriptional regulator: protein MPEADATTLAILDAAVVEFEQHGFRRVALEDVARRARVSRTTIYRRFANKDELIAAVIEHGNVTLFADIAHELKQAGPQSNYYVEAFTLSIVKFRSHRVLHRMVTDEPALVLQLATQHWAAAIDRMAEALRIIFPPGFAERIGEDAVTELADTILRYAAMVLLLPSVAPLDTAEDIRAFATRHFLPSLPAALRTVPA, encoded by the coding sequence ATGCCAGAGGCTGACGCCACCACCCTGGCGATACTCGACGCCGCGGTCGTCGAGTTCGAGCAGCACGGCTTCCGGCGGGTCGCGCTCGAGGACGTCGCGCGCCGCGCCCGCGTCAGCCGCACGACGATCTACCGGCGCTTCGCCAACAAGGACGAGCTGATCGCCGCCGTCATCGAACACGGCAACGTGACGTTGTTCGCCGACATCGCGCACGAACTCAAACAGGCTGGGCCGCAGTCGAACTACTATGTCGAGGCATTCACCCTCTCGATCGTGAAGTTCCGCAGCCACCGGGTGCTGCACCGGATGGTCACCGACGAGCCGGCGCTGGTGCTGCAGCTGGCCACCCAGCACTGGGCGGCGGCGATCGACCGGATGGCCGAAGCGCTGCGGATCATCTTTCCGCCGGGGTTCGCCGAGCGGATCGGAGAGGACGCCGTCACGGAGCTGGCCGACACCATCCTGCGCTACGCCGCGATGGTGCTGCTGCTGCCCAGCGTCGCACCGCTGGACACCGCCGAGGACATCCGGGCCTTCGCCACCCGCCACTTTTTGCCCAGCCTGCCCGCGGCGCTACGCACGGTGCCGGCCTAA
- a CDS encoding oxygenase MpaB family protein, translating into MTELVEKSEHLDDALPLGPQSLVWRYFGDNRMFLIGPRPAVLQNMLAELGQGVLDHSVFFDDTAARVKRSLPPIFNTVYGSDDDHPGTQVRDFHTDIKGEMPDGARYHALDPDTYFWAHATFVEQVLYFADTFVKRLSRQEKEQIYLESKTWYRRYGVSDRPMPATYDEFERYWDRMIDEIVVAHPTAKYGVGYVTKGFPRPKGVHPLAWRLIAPIFNPLAAFLTTGGMPPRTRGMLGLPWTERQERRYQRFAAFWRSRPVNWLWDRLPMTLRYNGYACKGYARG; encoded by the coding sequence ATGACCGAGTTGGTGGAGAAGTCCGAGCACCTCGACGATGCGCTGCCGCTGGGCCCGCAGTCGCTGGTCTGGCGCTATTTCGGCGACAACCGGATGTTCCTCATCGGACCGCGGCCCGCGGTGCTGCAGAACATGCTCGCTGAACTCGGCCAGGGCGTGCTCGACCACTCGGTGTTCTTCGACGACACCGCCGCCAGGGTCAAGCGCTCGCTGCCGCCGATCTTCAACACCGTGTACGGCTCCGACGACGACCACCCCGGCACCCAGGTCCGCGACTTCCACACCGACATCAAGGGCGAGATGCCTGACGGCGCGCGCTACCACGCGCTGGATCCCGACACCTACTTCTGGGCGCATGCGACGTTCGTCGAACAGGTGCTGTACTTCGCCGACACTTTCGTCAAGCGGCTCAGCCGCCAGGAGAAGGAACAGATCTACCTCGAGTCCAAGACGTGGTACCGCCGCTACGGTGTCAGCGACCGGCCGATGCCGGCCACCTACGACGAGTTCGAACGCTACTGGGACCGGATGATCGACGAGATCGTCGTCGCGCACCCCACCGCGAAATACGGCGTCGGCTATGTGACCAAGGGCTTTCCGCGCCCCAAGGGTGTCCATCCACTGGCGTGGCGGCTGATCGCCCCGATCTTCAACCCGTTGGCGGCCTTCCTCACCACCGGCGGCATGCCGCCGCGCACCCGCGGCATGCTCGGCCTGCCATGGACCGAACGCCAGGAGCGCAGATACCAGCGCTTCGCCGCGTTCTGGCGTTCGCGTCCGGTGAACTGGCTGTGGGACCGACTGCCGATGACCTTGCGCTACAACGGATATGCGTGCAAGGGCTATGCCAGAGGCTGA
- a CDS encoding DUF3093 domain-containing protein, translating into MTQSSATPQQVLFYEQGASWWWVLAGPAAALAMGLIQASAGYGIQLLVPGIFLVLVSGFLGIQVKAARIHTSVELTPDTLRQGTERISVDDIVRVYPEATGAEEPKWQSARALGELTGVPRGRTGIGLKLANDRAAQAWARKHHQLRMALSQLVEERIPPDRTP; encoded by the coding sequence GTGACGCAGAGCAGCGCAACACCGCAGCAGGTGTTGTTCTACGAGCAGGGCGCCAGTTGGTGGTGGGTGCTCGCGGGTCCCGCCGCGGCGCTCGCCATGGGCCTGATCCAGGCGTCGGCCGGCTACGGCATCCAGCTGCTGGTGCCCGGCATCTTCCTGGTGTTGGTTTCGGGATTTCTCGGCATCCAGGTCAAGGCCGCGCGGATCCACACGTCCGTCGAGTTGACGCCGGATACGTTGCGGCAGGGCACCGAACGGATCAGCGTCGACGACATCGTGCGGGTGTATCCGGAGGCCACGGGTGCCGAAGAGCCGAAATGGCAGTCGGCGCGCGCGCTCGGGGAGCTGACCGGCGTCCCGCGCGGCCGCACCGGCATCGGGCTGAAGCTGGCCAACGACCGCGCCGCCCAGGCGTGGGCGCGCAAGCACCACCAGCTGCGCATGGCGCTGAGCCAGCTGGTCGAGGAACGCATCCCACCGGACCGCACGCCGTGA
- the hemB gene encoding porphobilinogen synthase: protein MFPRHRPRRLRSSPAIRRLVAETSLEPRHLVLPMFVADGIDEPRPISSMPGVVQHTRDSLRRAAADAVAAGVGGLMLFGVPRDDDKDATGSIGVAQDGVLNAALRDLAKDLGDDTVLMADTCLDEFTDHGHCGVLDATGRVDNDATNTRYVELAVAQADAGAHVVGPSGMMDGQVAAIRDGLDAAGHTDTVILAYAAKFASGFYGPFREAVASSLSGDRRTYQQEPGNAREAMHEVALDIDEGADIVMIKPAMGYLDIVRAAAEVSPVPVAAYQVSGEYAMISAAAANGWIDLRTVALETLTGIRRAGADIVLTYWAAEAAGWLA from the coding sequence ATGTTCCCGCGTCACCGCCCTCGCCGGCTGCGATCCAGCCCGGCGATACGCCGCCTGGTCGCTGAAACATCGCTTGAGCCACGGCATCTCGTGCTGCCGATGTTCGTCGCCGATGGCATCGACGAGCCGCGGCCCATCTCCTCCATGCCCGGCGTCGTGCAGCACACCCGCGACTCATTGCGTCGCGCCGCCGCCGACGCGGTCGCCGCGGGGGTGGGCGGGCTGATGCTGTTCGGGGTGCCGCGCGACGACGACAAGGACGCCACCGGGTCGATCGGGGTGGCGCAGGACGGCGTCCTCAACGCCGCGCTGCGCGACCTGGCCAAGGATCTGGGTGACGACACGGTGCTGATGGCCGACACCTGCCTCGACGAGTTCACCGACCACGGACACTGCGGGGTGCTGGACGCGACCGGCCGCGTCGACAACGACGCGACCAACACCCGCTACGTGGAACTTGCTGTGGCACAAGCCGATGCCGGTGCGCACGTGGTCGGTCCGAGCGGCATGATGGACGGTCAGGTCGCCGCGATCCGCGACGGCCTGGACGCGGCAGGTCATACCGACACCGTGATCCTGGCCTACGCCGCGAAATTCGCATCGGGCTTCTACGGCCCGTTCCGCGAGGCCGTGGCCTCCAGCCTCAGCGGGGACCGCCGCACGTATCAGCAGGAGCCCGGCAACGCCCGCGAGGCGATGCACGAGGTGGCGCTGGACATCGACGAGGGCGCCGACATCGTCATGATCAAGCCGGCGATGGGCTACCTGGACATCGTGCGCGCGGCCGCTGAGGTGTCGCCGGTACCCGTTGCCGCATACCAGGTTTCGGGTGAGTACGCGATGATCAGCGCCGCGGCCGCCAACGGCTGGATCGACCTGCGCACCGTCGCGCTGGAGACGCTGACCGGCATCAGGCGGGCCGGTGCCGACATCGTGCTGACGTACTGGGCGGCCGAGGCCGCCGGCTGGTTGGCGTGA
- a CDS encoding uroporphyrinogen-III synthase, producing MTGHSSGRGRRAKPGHITFVGSGPGDPGLLTLRARAVLANAALVFTDPDVPEAVRTLVGSELPPPAGPEPAEAPTDADGESSMIPGGPDIRSAVGDPAEVAKALATEARTGVDVVRLVAGDPLSIDAVITEVSALAKTHLNFEIVPGLPDTTAVPTYAGLPLGSAHTVADVRGDVDWAALAAAPGPLILHATATHLPDAARTLIEYGLTDTTPAVVTANGTTCQQRSVETTLGGLLDKAVLEKPAGIEPATGPLAGPLVVTIGKTVNHRAKLNWWESRALYGWTVLVPRTKDQAGEMSEKLVGHGATPIEVPTIAVEPPRSPAQMERAVKGLVDGRFQWVVFTSTNAVRAVWEKFNEFGLDARAFSGVKIACVGQATADRVRAFGIEPELVPSGEQSSLGLLDDFPPYDDVFDPVNRVLLPRADIATETLAEGLRERGWEIEDVTAYRTVRAAPPPAHTREMIKTGGFDAVCFTSSSTVRNLVGIAGKPHARTIVACIGPKTAETAAEFGLRVDVQPEVAAVGPLVDALAEHAARLRAEGALPPPRKKSRRR from the coding sequence ATGACAGGCCACAGTAGCGGGCGAGGTCGCAGGGCGAAGCCGGGCCACATCACGTTCGTCGGCTCGGGTCCGGGTGATCCGGGCCTGCTGACGTTGCGGGCCCGCGCGGTGTTGGCCAACGCCGCCCTGGTGTTCACCGATCCCGACGTGCCCGAAGCGGTGCGGACGCTGGTGGGCTCCGAGTTGCCGCCACCGGCGGGGCCAGAGCCAGCCGAAGCGCCCACCGACGCCGACGGCGAAAGCTCGATGATCCCCGGCGGCCCGGACATCCGGTCGGCCGTCGGCGATCCGGCCGAGGTCGCCAAGGCGCTGGCCACCGAGGCCCGCACGGGTGTCGACGTGGTGCGGTTGGTGGCGGGTGACCCGCTGTCGATCGACGCGGTGATCACGGAGGTGTCGGCGTTGGCGAAGACGCACCTGAACTTCGAGATCGTGCCGGGGCTGCCCGACACCACCGCGGTGCCCACCTATGCCGGGTTGCCGCTGGGATCGGCGCACACCGTCGCCGATGTGCGCGGTGACGTCGACTGGGCGGCGCTGGCCGCTGCGCCCGGCCCGCTGATCCTGCACGCCACCGCGACGCATCTGCCGGACGCGGCGCGCACGCTGATCGAGTACGGGCTGACCGACACCACGCCGGCCGTGGTGACCGCCAACGGCACGACGTGCCAGCAGCGTTCGGTGGAGACCACGCTGGGCGGCCTGCTGGACAAGGCGGTGCTGGAGAAGCCGGCCGGCATCGAACCGGCGACGGGCCCGCTGGCCGGTCCGCTGGTGGTGACGATCGGTAAGACGGTGAACCACCGCGCCAAGCTGAACTGGTGGGAGAGCCGCGCGCTGTACGGCTGGACCGTGCTGGTGCCCCGCACCAAGGACCAGGCCGGTGAGATGAGCGAAAAGCTGGTGGGCCACGGCGCGACGCCGATCGAGGTGCCGACCATCGCCGTCGAACCGCCGCGCAGCCCCGCGCAGATGGAGCGCGCGGTCAAGGGACTGGTCGACGGCCGGTTCCAGTGGGTGGTGTTCACCTCGACCAACGCGGTGCGCGCGGTGTGGGAGAAGTTCAACGAGTTCGGCCTCGACGCGCGCGCCTTCTCCGGGGTGAAGATCGCCTGCGTGGGCCAGGCCACCGCGGACCGGGTGCGTGCCTTCGGCATCGAACCCGAGCTGGTGCCCTCAGGTGAGCAGTCCTCGCTGGGCCTGCTCGACGACTTCCCGCCCTACGACGACGTTTTCGACCCGGTGAACCGAGTGCTGTTGCCGCGCGCGGACATCGCGACCGAGACGCTGGCCGAGGGGCTGCGTGAGCGCGGGTGGGAGATCGAGGACGTCACCGCGTACCGGACGGTGCGCGCCGCGCCGCCGCCTGCGCATACCCGCGAGATGATCAAGACCGGTGGCTTCGACGCGGTGTGCTTCACGTCGAGTTCCACGGTGCGCAACCTGGTCGGCATCGCCGGTAAACCGCATGCGCGCACCATCGTCGCGTGCATCGGCCCCAAAACCGCCGAGACCGCAGCGGAATTCGGTCTGCGCGTGGACGTGCAGCCGGAGGTCGCCGCGGTGGGCCCGCTGGTCGACGCGCTGGCCGAGCACGCCGCCCGGCTGCGGGCCGAGGGTGCGCTGCCGCCGCCGCGCAAGAAGAGTCGCCGGCGGTAG
- the hemC gene encoding hydroxymethylbilane synthase, which produces MTKRRPKLRIGTRGSLLATTQAGTVLDALTARGYDAELVIISTEGDRNLGPIVDIGVGVFTAALREAIHDGRVDMAVHSCKDLPTAVDPRFTIAATPPREDARDALVARDGMVLGELPAGSAIGTSSPRRIAQLRALGLGLEIRPLRGNLDTRLNRVSNGDLDGIVVARAGLSRIGRLADVTETLEPVQMLPAPAQGALAVECRADDTELAAQLAELDDADTRAAITAERALLAELEAGCSAPVGAIAEVVESIDEDGRVFEELSLRGCVAALDGSDVIRASGIGTPDRARELGLSVARELFDLGAREIMAGRTEL; this is translated from the coding sequence TTGACGAAACGTCGCCCTAAACTTCGGATCGGCACCCGCGGCAGCCTGCTGGCCACCACCCAGGCCGGTACCGTCCTGGACGCGTTGACCGCCCGCGGATACGACGCCGAGCTGGTGATCATCTCCACCGAAGGTGACCGCAACCTGGGACCGATCGTCGACATCGGCGTCGGGGTGTTCACCGCCGCCCTGCGCGAGGCCATCCACGACGGGCGCGTCGACATGGCCGTGCACTCCTGTAAAGATTTGCCGACCGCCGTCGATCCGCGGTTCACGATCGCCGCAACGCCGCCGCGCGAGGATGCTCGCGACGCTCTGGTGGCCCGCGACGGAATGGTGCTCGGGGAGTTGCCGGCGGGCTCGGCGATCGGCACATCGAGCCCGCGGCGGATCGCACAGCTTAGAGCATTGGGTCTCGGTTTGGAAATCCGCCCCCTAAGAGGCAACCTAGATACCAGGTTGAACAGGGTTAGCAACGGTGATCTCGACGGCATCGTGGTCGCACGGGCGGGACTGTCCCGCATCGGACGGCTGGCCGATGTCACCGAGACTCTCGAGCCGGTGCAGATGTTGCCAGCGCCGGCTCAAGGTGCGCTCGCGGTGGAGTGCCGCGCGGACGACACCGAGCTTGCCGCGCAGCTGGCGGAGTTGGACGACGCCGACACACGCGCAGCAATCACCGCTGAACGAGCCCTGCTCGCCGAACTGGAGGCGGGTTGTTCCGCACCGGTGGGCGCGATCGCCGAGGTGGTCGAGTCCATCGATGAGGACGGCCGCGTCTTCGAAGAGCTGTCGCTGCGCGGATGCGTGGCGGCGCTGGACGGATCCGACGTGATCCGCGCGTCCGGGATCGGAACTCCCGATCGGGCACGAGAGTTGGGGCTCTCGGTGGCCAGGGAGCTGTTCGATCTCGGTGCGCGCGAAATCATGGCGGGTCGCACTGAGCTGTAG
- a CDS encoding glutamyl-tRNA reductase — MSVLLFGVSHRSAPVSVLEQLSTDEAEQAKIVDQVLQSPLVTEAMVLSTCNRVEVYAVVEAFHGGLSVIGQVLSDHSGMSLGDLTKYAYVRYAEAAVEHMFAVTSGLDSAVIGEQQVLGQVRRAYAAAEANRTVGRTLHELSQRALSVGKRVHTETGIDAAGTSVVSVALGIAEAKLGSLAGRSAVVIGAGSMGSLSAKQLIRAGIENVHVVNRSLPRARRLAQHVRAQGVVADAFPLDHLPGVLGDAHVVVSCTGAVRPVVSLADAHRGLAGRSEREQLVICDLGMPRDVDPAITGLPGVYVVDMERIQREPTARAAASDAEAARSIVAAEVANYLAGQRMSEVTPTVTALRQRAADVVEAELLRLDNRLPELNAAHRAEVAKTVRRVVDKLLHAPTVRVKQLASAPGGDSYAEALRELFELDQQAVDAVAAGELPLVATENDKTE, encoded by the coding sequence GTGAGCGTATTGCTTTTCGGTGTTTCGCACCGCAGCGCGCCGGTGTCGGTCCTCGAACAACTGAGCACCGACGAGGCCGAACAGGCCAAGATCGTCGACCAGGTGCTGCAGTCGCCTCTGGTGACCGAGGCGATGGTGCTGTCCACCTGCAACCGCGTCGAGGTCTACGCCGTCGTCGAGGCGTTCCACGGCGGCCTTTCGGTGATCGGGCAGGTGCTCTCCGACCATTCCGGCATGTCGCTGGGCGACCTGACCAAATACGCCTACGTGCGCTACGCCGAGGCGGCCGTCGAGCACATGTTCGCGGTGACCAGCGGCCTGGACTCGGCGGTGATCGGCGAACAGCAGGTGCTCGGGCAGGTGCGCCGGGCGTACGCCGCCGCGGAGGCCAACCGCACCGTCGGCCGCACGCTGCACGAACTCTCCCAGCGCGCCCTCTCGGTGGGTAAGCGGGTGCACACCGAGACCGGCATCGACGCCGCGGGCACGTCGGTGGTGTCGGTGGCGCTGGGCATCGCCGAAGCGAAGCTGGGCTCGCTGGCCGGCCGCAGCGCGGTCGTGATCGGCGCGGGCTCGATGGGCTCGCTGTCGGCCAAGCAGCTCATCCGCGCCGGCATCGAGAACGTGCACGTGGTGAACCGGTCGCTGCCCCGGGCCCGGCGCCTGGCGCAGCATGTGCGCGCCCAGGGCGTCGTCGCCGACGCGTTTCCGCTCGACCACCTGCCGGGTGTCCTCGGCGACGCCCACGTGGTGGTGTCGTGCACCGGCGCGGTGCGCCCGGTGGTCTCGCTGGCCGACGCGCACCGCGGCCTGGCCGGCCGCTCGGAGCGCGAACAACTGGTGATCTGCGACCTAGGCATGCCCCGCGACGTCGACCCGGCGATCACCGGTTTGCCCGGGGTGTACGTCGTGGACATGGAGCGCATCCAGCGCGAGCCCACCGCGCGCGCCGCGGCCTCCGACGCCGAAGCCGCCCGTTCGATCGTCGCCGCCGAGGTAGCCAACTACCTGGCCGGGCAGCGCATGTCGGAGGTCACCCCGACCGTCACCGCGCTGCGGCAGCGGGCCGCCGACGTGGTCGAGGCCGAGTTGCTGCGGCTGGACAACCGGCTGCCGGAGTTGAACGCCGCCCACCGCGCCGAGGTCGCCAAGACCGTGCGGCGGGTGGTCGACAAGCTGCTGCACGCACCGACCGTGCGGGTCAAACAACTGGCCAGCGCGCCGGGCGGCGACAGCTACGCCGAGGCGCTGCGCGAACTGTTCGAGCTCGACCAGCAAGCCGTGGACGCCGTGGCCGCTGGTGAATTGCCTTTAGTGGCAACCGAAAACGACAAGACCGAGTAA
- a CDS encoding glutaredoxin family protein yields MDRRVELLTREGCVICTGAATQLQRLADELGFALTITDVDAAAAAGDSTLRAEFGDRLPVVLLDGSEHSYWEVDEPRLRADLAR; encoded by the coding sequence ATGGACCGGCGGGTGGAGTTGCTGACGCGTGAGGGCTGTGTGATCTGTACGGGGGCGGCCACCCAGCTCCAGCGGCTGGCCGACGAGCTGGGGTTCGCATTGACGATCACCGACGTCGACGCCGCCGCGGCCGCCGGAGATTCGACGCTGCGCGCTGAGTTCGGCGACCGCCTCCCGGTGGTGTTGCTCGACGGCAGCGAGCACAGCTACTGGGAGGTCGACGAACCGCGGTTGCGGGCCGACCTGGCCAGGTGA
- a CDS encoding HAD family hydrolase produces the protein MSDSGRIEAEQLAGPSTPSAQRAAGEASAEAAVTELAAEEVSAPPPPPPDLTAAAFFDVDNTLVHGSSLVHFARGLAARKYFTYGDVAKFIYAQAKFQLIGRENSDDVAEGKRKALAFIEGRSTAELEALGEEIYDEIIADKIWPGTRALAQMHLDAGQQVWLVTATPYELAATIARRLGLTGALGTVAESVDGVFTGRLVGDILHGTGKAHAVRSLAIREGLNLKRCTAYSDSFNDVPMLSLVGTAVAINPDGDLRELARERGWEIRDFRTARKAARIGVPSALALGAVGGALAAVASRRQDAK, from the coding sequence GTGTCCGATTCCGGTCGCATCGAGGCCGAACAGCTGGCGGGGCCGTCGACGCCCTCGGCGCAGCGGGCTGCCGGTGAGGCCAGCGCCGAGGCGGCCGTCACGGAGTTGGCCGCCGAGGAGGTGTCCGCTCCGCCGCCCCCGCCGCCGGATCTGACCGCCGCGGCGTTCTTCGACGTCGACAACACGTTGGTGCACGGATCCTCGCTGGTGCACTTCGCCCGCGGGCTGGCCGCACGCAAATACTTCACCTACGGCGATGTCGCGAAGTTCATCTACGCGCAGGCCAAATTCCAGCTCATCGGCCGGGAGAACAGCGACGACGTCGCCGAGGGCAAACGCAAGGCGCTGGCGTTCATCGAGGGCCGGTCGACCGCCGAGCTGGAGGCGCTGGGCGAGGAGATCTACGACGAGATCATCGCCGACAAGATCTGGCCGGGCACCCGCGCGCTGGCCCAGATGCACCTCGACGCCGGCCAGCAGGTGTGGCTGGTCACCGCGACGCCCTACGAGCTGGCCGCCACGATCGCGCGCAGGCTGGGCCTGACCGGGGCGCTGGGCACCGTCGCCGAATCCGTCGACGGCGTGTTCACCGGTCGGCTCGTCGGCGACATCCTGCACGGCACCGGCAAGGCGCACGCGGTGCGGTCGCTGGCCATCCGCGAGGGGCTCAACCTCAAACGCTGCACGGCCTATTCGGACAGCTTCAACGACGTGCCGATGCTGTCGCTGGTCGGCACGGCCGTGGCCATCAACCCCGACGGCGACCTGCGTGAGCTCGCCCGCGAGCGCGGCTGGGAGATCCGCGATTTCCGCACCGCGCGCAAGGCTGCACGCATCGGGGTGCCCTCGGCGCTGGCCCTCGGCGCGGTCGGCGGTGCGCTGGCGGCCGTGGCGTCGCGCCGCCAGGACGCCAAGTAG
- a CDS encoding FAS1-like dehydratase domain-containing protein encodes MAIAENIIGTHYRYPDYFEVGREKIREFAKAVKDEHPAHYSEEAAKECGYDGLIASLTFLAVAGRRVQLEIFNQFDVPINMERVLHRDQKLTFHRPIVAGDRLYFDSYLDSVTESHGAVVTEVRGEVTDADGKPVITSVVTVMGEAASDTEADEVTAQIAAARDEAIKQMIAKQSAKG; translated from the coding sequence ATGGCCATTGCCGAAAACATCATCGGAACCCACTACCGCTACCCGGATTACTTCGAGGTGGGCCGGGAGAAGATCCGTGAGTTCGCCAAGGCGGTCAAGGACGAACATCCCGCGCACTACTCGGAGGAAGCGGCCAAGGAGTGCGGTTACGACGGGCTGATCGCGTCGCTGACGTTTCTGGCGGTGGCCGGCCGGCGGGTGCAGCTGGAGATCTTCAACCAGTTCGACGTGCCGATCAACATGGAGCGGGTGCTGCACCGCGATCAGAAGCTGACCTTTCACCGCCCCATCGTGGCCGGTGACAGGCTGTACTTCGACTCCTATCTGGATTCGGTCACCGAGTCGCACGGCGCCGTGGTCACCGAGGTCCGCGGCGAGGTGACCGACGCCGACGGCAAGCCGGTGATCACCAGTGTCGTCACCGTGATGGGTGAGGCCGCCTCGGACACCGAGGCCGACGAGGTCACCGCGCAGATCGCCGCGGCCCGCGATGAGGCGATCAAGCAGATGATCGCCAAACAGAGCGCGAAGGGCTAG